A stretch of the Aegilops tauschii subsp. strangulata cultivar AL8/78 chromosome 4, Aet v6.0, whole genome shotgun sequence genome encodes the following:
- the LOC109743569 gene encoding uncharacterized protein, whose product MAKTTLWIRLKEGRLKRHINSIKSTLTDDNKLGRIRFCLSMLDELSVPEEPTFKGMYNVIHIDEKWFYRTKDTHNYYLASDEEEPYRGTQSKGFIGKVMFLAAVARPRYDDHGVMTFDGKIGIWPFTYQDFAKRRSPYRERGEEVTKVLPSVTKDVSRDYMVNKLLPAIKALWPTSERGRMIYIQQDNAKTHISVNDSVFCAAAQADGWDIRLTCQPPNSPDLNILGLGFFVALQALFEKMSPGKIVDIVAKVEKAYDTYPAERSNRIFLTFQSCMREVLKQKGGNMYKVPHMRKSFLAALEMLPDVIPCDADVVIAAIEALPDA is encoded by the coding sequence ATGGCGAAGACAACATTATGGATAAGGTTGAAGGAGGGCAGACTGAAGCGCCATATAAATTCAATTAAATCCACACTGACTGATGACAACAAGCTAGGTCGGATTCGGTTTTGTTTATCCATGTTGGATGAACTAAGTGTGCCTGAAGAACCAACATTTAAAGGCATGTACAATGTCATTCATATTGATGAGAAGTGGTTCTACCGCACTAAAGATACTCATAACTACTACTTGGCATCTGATGAAGAAGAGCCCTATCGCGGCACACAGAGCAAGGGATTTATTGGGAAAGTGATGTTCTTGGCAGCGGTAGCAAGGCCTCGTTATGATgatcatggtgtcatgacatTTGATGGCAAGATTGGAATTTGGCCGTTCACATATCAGGACTTTGCAAAGAGGCGTAGCCCTTACCGAGAGAGGGGGGAAGAGGTAACCAAAGTTTTGCCGTCGGTGACAAAGGATGTCAGTAGAGATTATATGGTGAACAAGCTTCTACCTGCCATCAAGGCTTTGTGGCCGACTTCGGAACGCGGACGCATGATATACATTCAGCAAGATAATGCAAAGACCCATATTTCTGTGAATGACAGTGTGTTTTGTGCAGCGGCACAGGCGGATGGATGGGATATTAGGCTTACATGTCAGCCGCCGAACTCACCTGATTTGAACATCCTTGGCTTAGGGTTCTTTGTGGCACTTCAGGCTCTTTTTGAGAAGATGTCCCCTGGTAAAATTGTTGATATTGTTGCGAAGGTGGAAAAAGCATATGACACATACCCGGCTGAGAGAAGCAACCGTATTTTTCTTACCTTTCAGTCATGCATGCGCGAGGTACTGAAGCAGAAAGGAGGTAACATGTACAAGGTCCCGCACATGAGGAAGTCATTTCTGGCAGCACTCGAAATGCTTCCGGACGTAATACCCTGCGATGCTGATGTTGTAATTGCTGCTATTGAGGCCCTTCCAGATGCTTGA